In Melitaea cinxia chromosome Z, ilMelCinx1.1, whole genome shotgun sequence, a single window of DNA contains:
- the LOC123669050 gene encoding uncharacterized protein LOC123669050, with amino-acid sequence MRILPLIVFAACLLCQATARPQDDTEPRGNRGLLKRGLVGKAKTTTTTPAPQEEEEYEEEAEYQEGEPQEPSTEAPPSSTEGKKLVGNGVRPFRSNTDLLEALKRRRAQAAEAKNQGNSAPSVPQQASDGQTETPVKASYSKKRFNTATRETKSEDAPAPSKPSRGRFGRPSSKSFQEPEPEEQNDTTPPARTGRTFRRGGN; translated from the exons ATGAGAATACTACCCCT AATCGTGTTCGCAGCTTGCCTCCTGTGCCAAGCGACCGCGCGGCCACAGGACGATACCGAACCGCGCGGCAACCGCGGACTGTTAAAGAGAGGGCTGGTAGGCAAGGCGAAGACTACCACTACCACGCCAGCACCACAG gaagaagaagaatatgAAGAAGAAGCAGAATACCAAGAAGGTGAACCGCAGGAACCATCCACAGAGGCACCTCCATCTTCTACGGAGGGTAAAAAGTTAGTCGGAAACGGTGTACGACCTTTCAGAAGCAACACAGATTTGTTAGAAGCTTTAAAGAGACGCCGAGCGCAAGCGGCGGaag CGAAAAACCAAGGCAACTCAGCTCCATCGGTGCCACAGCAGGCTTCCGACGGTCAAACAGAAACTCCGGTGAAAGCTAGTTATA GCAAAAAGCGTTTCAACACAGCAACGCGGGAAACAAAGAGTGAAGACGCCCCAGCGCCATCAAAGCCCAGTAGAGGGCGCTTCGGAAGac caTCCTCGAAGTCATTTCAAGAACCTGAACCGGAAGAACAGAATGACACCACTCCCCCCGCAAGGACCGGAAGGACATTCAGAAGGGGAGGCAATTAG